cactaccattcaaaaactTGGGGCTGATatgattttttctgtttttaaaaggCATTTTGTATGCTGACCAGGGCTGacatattcatttattaaatttaaataaattcaaagctttacgaatcttttgtttacaaatcagtggttcggagcatgtatcaaactgccaaagtcacgtgatttcagtaaacgaggcttcgttacgtcataagtatTTCGAAactttttgaaatttcaatggttcatgctcagaaccactgattcgaaataaaagattcgtaaatcactacataatgtttaataaagttttttggcgcacaaaaagtattctcatcgcattaacattaaggttgaaccactgtagtcacatgaactgttttaaatacgtctttagtaactttatgtgcattgaaagtgttaattatcttgcggtcaatggaggcctcgagccatcagatttcatcaaaaatatcttaatttgtgttctgaagatgaacgaaggacttacgggtgtggaacgacatgagggtgagtaattaatgaatgaattttaatttttgggtgaactaaccctttaaatggtcAGTTTTTCTTGTTAGATTGCAAAGTTTTAACTGCACGATACCCACAGTTGGATTTTACCGGACATGCACAGGTGAAAGATGTAGGCTGTATATGCAATTTCCTGTAAAATCTGTCCCAaaagctcaaaaaaaaaaaatcattattataaatgtatcaaaGGGTATCTGCGTAAAGTAAACACATGGTTTGGAACatggttatttttttattaatcaaaaaatTTACAAAGTGTAGctttaatgcatccttcctGAATCAAACTATTtctttcaaacaaacaaacaaaaatcttactgaccccaaacttttgacaaCATTTAAACTGATCTTTGACTTTAAAACCAAACTTACCTTGCGAGGCACAGTCATGACAATAGGTTCACACTTTCTCTCGTGAAGTTTATAGAAcctaaaatacatataaaataatgaatattttttaatatgttttgtgGGACAAAGCAATTACACTATAGGCATTGGTGAAAGCTGGGTGTGTTTACCGTGCAATCTCACACTTGTTGACTTCCAGGCCTCTCTTAGGCATGTAGCCCATGCCCTTCTGACTCTCTTTACTGCTGTACATGGAGAGATAATGGACGTATGGCGCCTCGTCTGTCACCTCAAAGTATCTGATGCTGCTGTCACCCTGTCAAACCATATACACTGTTTAACATATAACTTCATGAACAAATAGCTCTACATGATCGTAAAACTTGTGTTAGTTCCTTGCCTTGCCACAAAGGTAGACTACACCAGTGTCAGGGTCAAAGAAAGGTAAGAGCACTCCACTGCTGGTGTCCAGCTCCTGCAGGGTCAAGGGCTCAGCAAAGTTGTTCTGCAACCACAAACAACACATTTTTGTGAGTCACTTGATTGTAAAACTGAAAAAGAGAGCTTCTAAATCACATGATGTACTCACAGGATCCCACAGCGCCACCTGCCTCTCGCTCATGCGGCTGAAACCGGTGGTCAGGATCTTGCCATCAGACACAAACACAGCTCTGATTGGCCTGGAACCTTCGTGAGCCTTGTCCTtctcctgaaacacacacacatttacacagaGAGAGGTCACATGAGCAGAAAATAAGCTGGccgaaatgaagctgaaagaaaAAGATGTATAAGCTATAAAATATACAAGTTTGagttcaatttatttattttttaaggttAAATCCATTCACTGAATGTGAaatgataaaagacaaaaatgcgGTCAAGGATGAAATCTAAGTCATTTCAAAAGGAATTCAAGTTGGTTATGAGGATTCACTGCGTTGGctaacagaaagctgcttggtttaaaAGCAACTTCCATGTGAGCTGTGATTGCTAAATTACTGAAATACAATGGACTTTTTTGTCTGCAAAATGTTGCAAATGTGACTGCGCCTTaagaaaacattaaattaacaCTTAAAAGATTTCCTGTTATTCACTATGGCTTTAAATTTTCATTACATTAGTCTTATGTGCTGATTCATTAGTAtgaaatgcataaaaaatacatgaaaCCCTACAACCAACTAATCTTTTTAAGTACAGCAACAAATCCATCCTAAAACCACAAGACTTACTAGATGTGATCAAATTAATGTGGCGATTCTGGTGAACACTGCAAACACATTACTTATTTATCCCCTATGCATCCTTTTTTTGGTTAGCATTATCATTTTTTACATTGAAGGCATGCACGCACAGAGATGACGGTGCCCTTGCGAGGATCGAACACTCGTAGTTTCTTGTCCTTGCAGGCAGTAAGGATCTGAGAGCCGTTTCTGTTCCAGCAGGCGCTGTAGATCAGATCAGTGTGCACTGAGTCAATGCGCACCACTGACTCTCCACGAGCCACATTCCACAGGATGACCACGTTATCACAGCCTGCAGACAGAAaccaagagagaaagagagagatggcCAACAAGGTAAATCAGGTGTATCGGGGGAAGGAGGGAGGTTGAGGTGGAAGATATAGAGAAAAGGAAGCAAAAACTTGTGTAAAGAAGTGTTTGTGAAGAATCAGCAGAGGGCGCTATCATACCATTTCAGCTTTAAAAGTGGCATGCTTGCATGAATGAGTGTGCTTAGCCATGCATACATAGATGTAGCTCAAGACTGTATATAAATGCACTTTTGGCTGTTGGGATGTTGGTTTACCTGCACTCATAAGCACATTGTGGGCCGTGGGGTGCCAGCTGAGGATGCCCACACGTTTAGAGTGCCCGTCCAGCTTCACAACTGGGTCCTTCAGGGGCGATATGAGACCTCCTTCTGGAATCTCCCAGATCTATTACACAACAACATTGACCTTATGTTATAATAAGTAGTGTGAGTTAAGAGTTAAAAGACagaacgtgttttttttttgttttttttttcgtctatGAAAAGTACAGGTACACATGagcattatttaatgtttattaggAATGATATAGGCATTTTCATTCATAATGTTCACCCTTTAAACcgatatatattttcataatgcATATAACCGACATGACCGTATATTGTAGCAAGCCTAGTATGAgctattttatatac
The window above is part of the Chanodichthys erythropterus isolate Z2021 chromosome 3, ASM2448905v1, whole genome shotgun sequence genome. Proteins encoded here:
- the coro1a gene encoding coronin-1A, which translates into the protein MSRKVVRTSKFRHVFGQAVKADQCYDDIRISQMTWDSNFCSVNPKFVAMIVDASGGGAFIVLPLSKTGRIDMSQPTVCGHTGPVLDIEFCPHNDNIIASGSEDCSVMIWEIPEGGLISPLKDPVVKLDGHSKRVGILSWHPTAHNVLMSAGCDNVVILWNVARGESVVRIDSVHTDLIYSACWNRNGSQILTACKDKKLRVFDPRKGTVISEKDKAHEGSRPIRAVFVSDGKILTTGFSRMSERQVALWDPNNFAEPLTLQELDTSSGVLLPFFDPDTGVVYLCGKGDSSIRYFEVTDEAPYVHYLSMYSSKESQKGMGYMPKRGLEVNKCEIARFYKLHERKCEPIVMTVPRKSDLFQEDLYPDTIGPEPSVEADDWFAGKDGEPILISLKDGFVATTKNKEFKVIKSLMATTSSSSNNRQSDSGEVQALQNEVKELREIVEQLTKRVSQLESK